From the genome of Loxodonta africana isolate mLoxAfr1 chromosome 4, mLoxAfr1.hap2, whole genome shotgun sequence:
AATGTTTATAGTAGTGGCTCCTGTAGGGAAAATACGGAGCAAGTGGCAGCATTGTTTACACACTCCAGTCTCCAGAAATCTGATTTTATTTGCAAAAGGATGAGTTgaacatgtatttatttatagatCGTCTCTAAAGGAAGCTTTTCATTAGTTTAAACTGTCAGATTTGGTCTTTTTGTTCAGCTTAACCCATCAGCCTTCTTTTAGCATCTAGAAAAGGCCACTGGCACTAAGAGACCACAAAcaggaaaaatgtgtgtgtggACGGAATTGTTCTGGCAGGCCTAGAAAGAATGGAGGAGGTGGAGAAGCAGCTGGCAGTGGCGTTGGAAGTACTTGCGAGGGGGAGGCGGAGAAGAGACTTACGCTTTAAAGTATTGTTGGTGGCCTCCACTTTCGAGGCTGACCTCTGACAGGACAAGTGGCAGCTGTTGACTGATGGCTGACCGAGTAGGGATCCTCCGGGTAGTGTCAGGACTGTGGCCTGGGGGAGCATGTTGAGCTTGACCCTCAGCCCTGCTCCTCGGGAGCTGtgtggtttcctcatctgaaaaatgaggagATTGGCAGTGTTGTGAGGGTTGAGTTAATGCACGTAAAGTGCCAGAACAGTATCGAGCTTTGTGTTGTACACACTCAAGTAGCTCTCATCTGTTGCCCAGCAGACTTAGCGGGAGCAAAGAACGCAGCAGTCTGTTGTAGAGGATGAGAGCCGTTTCCTTTAGATTTGGGGATTGTTTGTACTTGGCTGTTTAGCGATGGCTTTGGACCATGTGACCATCATCAGATTTAAGATCCAAGCAGTTGACCTGGCTATTTGTCTAGCTATTTCACATATAAGAAGGATATTTCAGGAAGAGGTGGGTTAAGCTTTCAGAGTTTGGGATTGTCACCTTCCGCTCTGAGCCATGTTTACTTTCTGAAGTCTTTCCTCGGGGCCTCATGTGGACCCGAGTTGGGGTTTTTCCTTTGGAACTGGATCTGGAAGATGTATGGcagggttttcctcattctccagCTCTGCTTTTGGATCCTATTGTTTTGTCTTCCTGCAATTCTCCCTGTCCCTCCAACACTACCATCCCTGAATATGCAAGTTCTAGCCTAATTCTCCAGTGCCAAGTTCCTACACTGTTCATTTACTACTTCACATGGATGCCTGCATGTGCTTCTTGTTGTTTTAATGACACAGGGATTATATCGGAACAGGCACAGGTCTGCCCTTCATGGATCTTATGATCTAGTGCAGGAGAGACAGAGAGTAAACAAGTAGCATGTATGTGGGGAATAAGTGCCGAAAGGAAACTAAAGCAGAGGGGTGTAGGGGAAGGAGGAGATAGGGAGAGCTGGGGGAAACccacaaaactaaacctgttgctggaaagtcagttcccactctgaccctgcaggacagagtagaactgccccatagagtttccaaggctgtagttcttacggaagaagactgccacatctttctcctgtggagccactggtgagctCAGATCGCCCACCTTTTGACtaacagctgagagcttaaccactgcgccacaaagTCTCCTTAAAGCTTGGGGGAGGGGTTGTAATTTGCTACTTTAAGTAGGTTGGCCAGGGAAGGTCTTACCAGTCAGGTGACATTGGCCAGACTGAATGTGGCTATAAGGATGAGCATCTCAGGTGGGAGTAAAGTCCCTGAGTAGAAACATGGTGGGCCTTTCCCGGTGCAAGGATGAGGTCAGAGGTCATGCGGTGGGCCGGGCCTCAGAGACTGGCTTCACAGTGAAAGAGAATGGGGGTCTGTGGTAACCTTTTGAAATAAGGTGGAATCTGACTTACCTTTTAAAAGGATCACTGACTTAGCTATAGGCAACTCCATTTTCAGCTCCCCCAAGAGGGAACTAAAGAGCACTCTTCAAAAAGCATTGTAGGTAAACACTGTGTATTAGTAATTCACCTTATCCCATATGTGTTCCATAATATCTTTTTTAAACAATTGATTTTAAAGTCATTTGGAGCCAGTTTGGCTTTGTCATATTCATCTCTGAACCTGGAAAGAAGACAGACCTGAGCAAATGGCAAAATGAAAATCAGCTCTTAGTTAATTGTTTTAAGAGAAGGGATGTGTTAGGaaagaacccaaaaccaaacccactggagccaagtcaattccaactcacagtgaccctataggacagagcagaactgccccatagggattctaaggagcagccggtggattcgatctaccaacctcttggttagcagctgagctcttaaccactgtgccaccagggctccgtgttaGCAAAGATGCTTTGCAGAGTGTTGGCTCAATCAGATAACTTAGGGAAGGGTCGCTTTGTGAGTGCCATCTACTAGATTGGCAAGTGGAAAATCACGTGGGGGTTAAAAGTGCTGGAACTTCCCATCACTGCTACTCTCTAGCCTGTCGTACCCAGGGAGTGGGGTGGGTGGTTGAGTGGAGTGCCTTGGACGTAAACATGTGGCAAGAGGTTGAGTCCCACatctgtgtggctgactgctacATAAGGAATCCAGACAGGTGATAAGGGTTGAGTGTCCTGGGGTCATCACAAGTCACTGGTAGTTACAGTAAACCAGCAATAATGTGCCTTTAAATATAAGGGACTTGCTTATATCTAGGCCAGTTCCGTGTCTCAGAGGTGGTCAGAAGGGAGCCAGGCAGCTGGTGGAGTGACCCCCATCATTGTTGGAGAGTCTCAGTTTGGTGACCAGTCTTAGATATGAAAGTGGTTTTCTCACACCCCTCCCCACACTGACTGGGAGACTTATTTTAAAATTGCCGTTTTTCAGTAACAGTAGGCCCATAGTTTAGCCCAGTGGCATTTTTTGGACCCATTTATCTATAATGAGGTTTTTACTGTATTGAATTTGTATTTACCCTGAGTGTTTCTTCTAATTCTCGTAGATTCCTGCCTCACTTTTGAGGCCATTTCTCTGCTTATTTGCAGTTTAAGGAATGGATAAGATAAGAAATAAAGGAGGTGAAATTGAAACCAGTGAGTCTCATCTGGGCATCTGGATTACCTTCTCCCATTGGTAACCTAGACTTGGTTTTTGTGTGCAGTCAAGAAGATGGCTCATCTAATGTTTTTCCTTCTCCTCCCGCTTCTAGGAGGGCTGTTGGCCTGCTGCTGTGTTGCTGACCAGCATGCAGTCCTTTCGGGAGCAAAGCAGCTACCACGGAAGCCAGCAGAGCTACCCGCAGGAGGCGCACGGCTCGTCCCGGACGGAAGAGTTCAGCCCTCGGCAGGCCCACATGTTCCAGAATTTTGGTGGTGGAGgtggcggcggcagcagcagcggTGGTGGCGGACGGCGAGGGACagcggctgctgctgctgctgccgccgctgccgccgccgccgccgcaatGGCTAGCGAAACCTCTGGCCATCAAAGCTACCAGGGCTTCAGGAAAGAAGCTGGAGATTTTTACTACATGGCAGGCAACAAAGACCCCGTGGCAACAGGGACCCCACAGCCTCCTCAGCGAAGGCCTTCTGGGCCTGTGCAGAGCTATGGACCCCCCCAGGGGAGCAGCTTTGGCAATCAGTACGGGAGTGAGGGTCATGTGGGCCAATTTCAAGCACAGCACTCTGCCCTTGGTGGTGTGTCTCATTATCAGCAGGATTACACGGGGCCTTTCTCTCCAGGGAGCACTCAGTACCAACAGCAGGCTTCcagccagcagcagcagcagcagcaagtaCAGCAGTTGAGACAGCAGCTGTACCAGTCCCATCAGCCTCTGCCACAAGCCACTGGCCAGCCAGCGTCCAGCTCATCCCATCTACAGCCGATGCAGCGGCCCTCAACTCTGCCATCCTCTGCTGCTGGTTACCAGTTAAGAGTGGGTCAGTTTGGCCAGCACTACCAGTCTtctgcctcttcctcctcctcctcctccttcccttcaccaCAGCGTTTCAGCCAGTCTGGGCAGAGCTATGATGGCAGTTACAGTGTGAATGCCAGTTCCCAGTATGAAGGACATAACGTGGGCTCTAACACACAGGCTTATGGAACACAATCAAATTACAGCTATCAGCCCCAGTCTATGAAAAATTTTGAACAGGCAAAGATTCCACAAGGGacccagcaggggcaggggcagcagcAGCCGCAGCAGCCGCAGCCGCAGCCGCAGCAGCCGCAGCAGCACCCTCAGCATGTGATGCAGTATACCAACACTGCCACCAAGCTGCCCCTGCAGAGCCAGGTGGGGCAGTACAACCAGCCGGAGGTCCCCGTGCGGTCCCCCATGCAGTTCCATCAGAACTTCAGCCCCATTTCTAACCCTTCTCCAGCTGCCTCTGTGGTTCAGTCTCCAAGCTGTAGCTCTACCCCGTCTCCTCTCATGCAGAGTGGGGAGAGTCTCCAGTGTGGGCAAGGCAGTGTGCCCATGGGCTCCAGAAACAGAATTTTACAGTTAATGCCTCAGCTCAGTCCAACCCCATCAATGATGCCCAGTCCTAATTCTCACGCAGCAGGCTTCAAAGGATTTGGACTAGAAGGCATGCCAGAAAAGCGACTGACAGATCCTGGGCTGAGTAGTTTGAGTGCCCTGAGTACTCAGGTGGCCAATCTTCCTAATACCGTCCAGCACATGTTACTTTCTGATGCCCTGACACCTCAGAAGAAGACCTCCAAGAGGCCCTCCTCATCTTCTAAGAAGGCAGACAGCTGCACAAACTCTGAAGGTTCCTCGCAGCCTGAAGAACAACTGAAGTCTCCCATGGCAGAGTCGTTGGATGGAGGCTGCTCCAGCAGTTCTGAGGATCAAGGCGAGAGAGTGAGGCAACTTAGCGGCCAGAGCACCAGCTCTGACACCACCTACAAGGGTGGCACCTCAGAGAAAGCTGGCTCCTCACCAGCACAAGGCACTCAGAACGAACCACCCCAGCTCAGTGCCAGTCCTGCAGCAAGAGAAGAGGCTGCCTCGCCAGACGCTAAGGATACGCCATTGTCACCCGAGGCCAACCCAAAAGTCAATGAGAAGACGGTTGGGGTGATTGTCTCCCGGGAAGCCATGGCAAGTCGGGTAGAAAAGACTGGTGGACAAGATAAGGGCTCCGCAGAGGATGATCCTGTGGCTGCTCAAAGGCCACCTAGCACTGGAGGGGCCAAGGAAGCCAGCCACACAACACTTCCACAGCCAGAGCCTCCAGGAGGAGGGGGCAAAGGAAACAAGAATGGAGATAGTAACTCCAACCACAATGGAGAGGGAAATGGCCAGAGTGGGCATTCTGCAGTGGGCCCTAGTTTTACAGGCAGAACTGAGCCAGGCAAATCTCCTGGAAGCCTGCGCTATAGTTACAAAGATAGTTTGGGGTCAGCCATGCCACGAAATGTCAGTGGTTTTCCTCAGTATCCTACAGGACAAGAAAAGGGGGATTTCACTGGCCATGGGGAACGAAAGGGTAGAAATGAGAAGTTCCCCAGCCTCCTGCAGGAAGTGCTTCAGGGTTACCACCACCACCCCGACAGGAGGTATTCTAGGAGTACCCAGGAGCACCAGGGGATGGCCGGTGGCCTGGAAGGAGCTTCGAGGCCCAATGTCTTAGTCAGTCAAACCAATGAATTAGCTACCAGGGGCCTTCTGAACAAAAGCATAGGGTCCCTGTTAGAAAACCCCCACTGGGGTCCCTGGGAAAGGAAATCAAGCAGCACAGCTCCTGAAATGAAACAGATCAATTTGGCTGACTATCCAATTCCCAGGAAGTTTGACATAGAGCCTCAGTTGTCAGCACACGAGGCTGGGGGTTCTCTCTCTGAAAGAAGATCAGTGATCTGTGACATATCTCCACTAAGACAGATTGTCAGGGACCCAGGGGCTCACTCATTGGGACACATGGGTGCTGATACCAGAATGGGGAGAAGTGAACGTCTCAATCCAAGTTTAAGTCAGTCGGTCATTCTTCCGGGTGGGTTGGTGTCCATGGACACAAAGCTGAAATCCCAGAGTGGGCagataaaagaggaagactttgaACAATCCAAATCCCAGGCTAGTTTCAACAACAAGAAATCTGGAGATCACTGCCATCCTACCAGCATCAAGCATGAGTCTTACCGAGGCAATGCCAGTCCTGGAGCAGCGGTCCACGATTCCATCTCAGACTACGGCTCTCAACAAGAGAGCAGACCCACACCGATGAGGCGGGTCCCTGGCAGAGTTGGTGGTCGGGAGGGGATGAGGGGTCGGTCCCATTCTCAGTATCATGACTTTTCAGAAAAATTGAAGATGTCTCCTGGGAGGAGCAGAGGCCCAGGGGGAGACCCTCATCACATGAACCCACATATGACCTTTTCGGAGAGGGCCAACAGGAGTTCTCTACACGCTCCCTTTTCTCCCAACTCAGAAAGCCTGGCATCTGCTTATCACACAAACGCTCGGGCTCATGCTTACGGAGACCCTAACACAGGCTTGAATTCTCAGCTGCATTATAAGAGGCAGATGTACCAACAGCAACAAGAGGAGTATAAGGACTGGAGCAGTACATCTGCTCAGGGGGTCATCGCTGCTGCACAGCACAGGCAGGAGGGGCTGCGCAAGAGCCCGAGGCAGCAGCAGTTTCTCGACAGAGTGCGGAGCCCTCTGAAAAATGACAAAGATGGCATGATGTATGGCCCACCAATGGGGACTTACCATGACCCTAGCGGTCAGGAAGCTGGGCGCTGCCTCTTGTCTGGTGATGGTCTGCCCAACAAAGGCATGGAATTGAAGCATGGCTCCCAGAAGTTACAACAAGAATCTTGTTGGGATCTTTCTCGGCAGGCTTCCCCGGCCAAAAGCAGTGGTCCTCCAGGAATGTCCAATCAAAAAAGGTACGGACCACCGCACGAGACTGATGGACATGGACTAGCTGAGTCTCCACAGTCATCCAAACCTAGTAATGTTATGCTAAGACTTCCAGGTCAAGAGGATCATTCTCCTCAAAACCCCTTAATCATGAGGAGGCGTGTCCGTTCTTTTATCTCTCCCATTCCCAGTAAAAGACAGTCACAAGAGGTGAAGAACAGCAACACCGAAGATAAAGGGCGCCTCCTTCCGCCATCAAAAGAAGGCGTTGAGAAAGCATTCAATTCTTACGCCCATCTTTCTCACAGTCAGGATATCAAGGGTATCCCCAAGAGAGAGTCCTCCAAGGACCTGGCAGGTCCAGATAATAGAAACTGCCCTGCTGTTACCCTCACGAGCCCTGCTAAGACCAAAATACTGCCCCCACGGAAAGGACGGGGATTGAAGCTGGAAGCTATTGTTCAGAAGATCACATCCCCAAATATTAGGAGGAGTGCGTCCTCGAACAGCGCCGAGGTTGGGGGGGACACGGTTACCCTTGATGACATACTGTCTCTGAAGAGTGGACCTCCTGAAGGTGGGAGTGTTGCTACCCAGGAAGCTGAGATGGAGAAGAGAAAAAGTGAGGTGGTATCTGACCTAGTCAGTCCAACAAACCAGGAGTTGAACGTTGAAAAGCCCCTTCCAAGGTCCTCAGAAGAGTGGCGTGGCAGTGGGGACGACAAAGTGAAGACAGAGACACATCCAGAAACAGTTGCTGCTGGAAAGGAACTCCCGGGTGCCATGGCTTCTACAACCTCACAGAAGCCTGGTAGTAACCAAGGGAGACCAGATGGTTCCCTCTGTGGGACAGCACCTTTAATCTTTCCTGACTCAAAGAATGTACCTCCAGTGGGCATACTCGCCCCTGAGGCAAACCCCAAGGCTGAAGAGAAAGAGAGCGATACAGTGACCATTTCACCCAAACAGGAGTGTTTCCCCCCGAAGGGATATTTCCCTTCAGGAAAGAAGAAGGGGAGACCCATCGGTAGTGTGAATAAGCAAAAGAAACAGCAGccaccccctccaccccctcagCCCCCACAGATACCAGAAGGTTCTGCAGATGGAGAGCCAAAGCCAAAAAAGCAGAGACAAAGGAGGGAGAGACGGAAGCCTGGGGCACAGCCACGGAAGCGGAAAACCAAACAAGCAGTTCCCATCGTAGAGCCTCAAGAACCCGAGATCAAACTGAAGTACGCCACCCAGCCACTGGATAAAACCGACGCCAAGAACAAGTCCTTTTTCCCTTATATCCACGTAGTAAACAAGTGTGAACTCGGA
Proteins encoded in this window:
- the TCF20 gene encoding transcription factor 20 isoform X3; translated protein: MQSFREQSSYHGSQQSYPQEAHGSSRTEEFSPRQAHMFQNFGGGGGGGSSSGGGGRRGTAAAAAAAAAAAAAAAMASETSGHQSYQGFRKEAGDFYYMAGNKDPVATGTPQPPQRRPSGPVQSYGPPQGSSFGNQYGSEGHVGQFQAQHSALGGVSHYQQDYTGPFSPGSTQYQQQASSQQQQQQQVQQLRQQLYQSHQPLPQATGQPASSSSHLQPMQRPSTLPSSAAGYQLRVGQFGQHYQSSASSSSSSSFPSPQRFSQSGQSYDGSYSVNASSQYEGHNVGSNTQAYGTQSNYSYQPQSMKNFEQAKIPQGTQQGQGQQQPQQPQPQPQQPQQHPQHVMQYTNTATKLPLQSQVGQYNQPEVPVRSPMQFHQNFSPISNPSPAASVVQSPSCSSTPSPLMQSGESLQCGQGSVPMGSRNRILQLMPQLSPTPSMMPSPNSHAAGFKGFGLEGMPEKRLTDPGLSSLSALSTQVANLPNTVQHMLLSDALTPQKKTSKRPSSSSKKADSCTNSEGSSQPEEQLKSPMAESLDGGCSSSSEDQGERVRQLSGQSTSSDTTYKGGTSEKAGSSPAQGTQNEPPQLSASPAAREEAASPDAKDTPLSPEANPKVNEKTVGVIVSREAMASRVEKTGGQDKGSAEDDPVAAQRPPSTGGAKEASHTTLPQPEPPGGGGKGNKNGDSNSNHNGEGNGQSGHSAVGPSFTGRTEPGKSPGSLRYSYKDSLGSAMPRNVSGFPQYPTGQEKGDFTGHGERKGRNEKFPSLLQEVLQGYHHHPDRRYSRSTQEHQGMAGGLEGASRPNVLVSQTNELATRGLLNKSIGSLLENPHWGPWERKSSSTAPEMKQINLADYPIPRKFDIEPQLSAHEAGGSLSERRSVICDISPLRQIVRDPGAHSLGHMGADTRMGRSERLNPSLSQSVILPGGLVSMDTKLKSQSGQIKEEDFEQSKSQASFNNKKSGDHCHPTSIKHESYRGNASPGAAVHDSISDYGSQQESRPTPMRRVPGRVGGREGMRGRSHSQYHDFSEKLKMSPGRSRGPGGDPHHMNPHMTFSERANRSSLHAPFSPNSESLASAYHTNARAHAYGDPNTGLNSQLHYKRQMYQQQQEEYKDWSSTSAQGVIAAAQHRQEGLRKSPRQQQFLDRVRSPLKNDKDGMMYGPPMGTYHDPSGQEAGRCLLSGDGLPNKGMELKHGSQKLQQESCWDLSRQASPAKSSGPPGMSNQKRYGPPHETDGHGLAESPQSSKPSNVMLRLPGQEDHSPQNPLIMRRRVRSFISPIPSKRQSQEVKNSNTEDKGRLLPPSKEGVEKAFNSYAHLSHSQDIKGIPKRESSKDLAGPDNRNCPAVTLTSPAKTKILPPRKGRGLKLEAIVQKITSPNIRRSASSNSAEVGGDTVTLDDILSLKSGPPEGGSVATQEAEMEKRKSEVVSDLVSPTNQELNVEKPLPRSSEEWRGSGDDKVKTETHPETVAAGKELPGAMASTTSQKPGSNQGRPDGSLCGTAPLIFPDSKNVPPVGILAPEANPKAEEKESDTVTISPKQECFPPKGYFPSGKKKGRPIGSVNKQKKQQPPPPPPQPPQIPEGSADGEPKPKKQRQRRERRKPGAQPRKRKTKQAVPIVEPQEPEIKLKYATQPLDKTDAKNKSFFPYIHVVNKCELGAVCTIINAEEEEQTKLVRGRKGQRSLTPPPSSTESKALPASSFMLQGPVVTESSVMGHLVCCLCGKWASYRNMGDLFGPFYPQDYAATLPKNPPPKRATEMQSKVKVRHKSASNGSKTDTEEEEERQQQQKEQRSLAAHPRFKRRHRSEDCGGGPRSLSRGLPCKKATTEGSSEKTALDSKPCVPTTSEGGPELELQIPELPLDSNEFWVHEGCILWANGIYLVCGRLYGLQEALEIAREMKCSHCQEAGATLGCYNKGCSFRYHYPCAIDADCLLHEENFSLRCPKHKVRLWR